In a genomic window of Methylovirgula sp. 4M-Z18:
- a CDS encoding tetratricopeptide repeat protein, whose product MLTTDHSGLDMTGSPEAARAYGEMVEHFLSHGKETPLALNRLFEADPESILGWCAKGFFSLLLGRGELIAVARDALSRAASACREHSGSMREALYVHALREGCEGRFTGAIERFETVLAQWPADSFAAKLSHAMRFMLGDARGMRASIDRVLEHVGLDHPHIGYLLGCRAFALEETGAYEEAEVIGRRALSRAPRDAWGLHAVSHVHEMTGRAQEGSEFLSANEHAITHCNNFAFHVVWHQALFQLELGQKEAALDLYDKRIRAEKTDDYRDIANAASLLTRLELDGVAVGRRWEELADIAERRICDRTLVFADLHYLLALTGAGRIGTACAFISTFLDGTSHHGDQHIVIRDVGTTIAEALTSHAIGEYDVAARELLSVRDEIYRVGGSHAQRDVFEQVLLDSLVRAGMSAEAKMLLTQRLSKRQHNNFAAVRLARLMNGQEPLSLRRMRS is encoded by the coding sequence ATGCTGACGACGGATCATAGCGGATTGGACATGACGGGTTCGCCCGAGGCGGCGCGCGCTTACGGCGAGATGGTCGAGCATTTCCTGAGCCACGGCAAAGAAACGCCGCTCGCGCTCAACCGGCTTTTCGAGGCCGACCCGGAATCGATTTTGGGCTGGTGCGCGAAAGGTTTCTTTTCGCTGTTGCTGGGGCGCGGCGAACTCATTGCGGTGGCGCGCGATGCGCTGAGCCGTGCGGCGAGCGCGTGCCGCGAACATAGCGGGAGCATGCGCGAGGCGCTCTACGTGCACGCTTTGCGCGAAGGCTGTGAGGGCCGCTTCACCGGGGCGATCGAGCGCTTCGAGACGGTTCTGGCGCAATGGCCCGCCGATTCCTTCGCCGCCAAACTCTCGCATGCCATGCGCTTCATGCTCGGCGACGCGCGCGGCATGCGCGCATCGATCGATCGCGTTCTGGAGCATGTCGGACTCGACCACCCGCATATCGGCTATCTGCTCGGTTGCCGTGCCTTCGCGCTCGAAGAAACCGGCGCTTATGAGGAAGCCGAAGTGATCGGCCGTCGCGCGCTCTCGCGGGCGCCACGCGATGCCTGGGGCCTGCACGCGGTCAGCCATGTGCATGAAATGACCGGACGGGCGCAAGAGGGTTCGGAATTCCTAAGCGCGAACGAACACGCGATTACCCATTGCAACAATTTCGCCTTCCACGTCGTCTGGCATCAGGCTTTGTTTCAGCTCGAACTGGGGCAAAAGGAGGCGGCGCTCGACCTTTACGACAAGCGCATCCGGGCGGAGAAGACGGACGATTACCGCGACATTGCCAATGCCGCGTCGCTGCTCACGCGCCTCGAACTCGATGGCGTCGCGGTCGGGCGGCGCTGGGAGGAACTGGCCGATATTGCCGAGCGGCGCATTTGCGACCGCACGCTCGTCTTCGCCGATCTGCATTATCTGCTCGCGCTGACTGGCGCGGGGCGGATCGGCACAGCTTGTGCATTTATCTCGACATTTTTGGATGGCACGTCCCATCATGGCGATCAGCATATCGTGATCCGCGATGTCGGCACGACGATTGCCGAGGCGCTGACCTCGCATGCGATCGGCGAATATGATGTCGCGGCGCGCGAACTGCTATCGGTGCGTGACGAGATCTATCGTGTTGGCGGCTCGCATGCGCAGCGCGACGTGTTCGAGCAGGTGCTGCTGGACTCGCTGGTGCGGGCTGGGATGAGTGCGGAGGCGAAGATGCTGCTGACGCAACGGCTCAGCAAGCGGCAGCACAACAATTTTGCGGCCGTGCGATTGGCACGGCTGATGAACGGTCAGGAGCCCTTGTCGCTGCGTCGGATGAGGTCATGA
- a CDS encoding thiamine pyrophosphate-binding protein, with protein MTTGADIIATHLYAAGCRHAFGIPGGEVLALVDALDRAGLAFHLAKHENAAGFMAEGVWHATGEIGVLVATLGPGVTNAINVVANAWQDRVPLIFLTGRVDPAEAETFTHQILDHQAVLRPVVKASLMATRGAVAACIAKAIAIARDGQPGPVHVDVPIGVAEGEERESGLKLRAPVAPAAPAPGPALEEARQWLQAAQRPLVIAGVDAINHNAHAAIADFCRAQQVPLLTTYKAKGILPETDALALGGAGLSPKADRILLPLVAAADVILLAGYDPIEMRIGWRDPWPDTARVIDLCAVPPTHFMHAAAKVFVGDIGASLHALSQGLTMCAHWPPGRIAQARADLVAAFAPEAEWGPGVVFDVIRRVAPSETVITADSGAHRILLSQMWTCPAPHHFLQSTGLCTMGCALPLATGYKLARPQSPVIAVMGDACLEMVLGELATLRDLKLPVVLVVLVDETLALIAQKQRAMQKKRVGVDFGGTDFADVAAAMGGTGVWVEDRVTLASEMRNALKRHGRFTLLACRISKNAYEGRI; from the coding sequence ATGACCACAGGCGCCGACATTATCGCAACGCATCTTTACGCCGCGGGATGCCGCCACGCGTTCGGCATTCCCGGCGGCGAAGTTCTGGCCCTTGTCGACGCACTCGACCGGGCGGGTCTCGCCTTTCATCTCGCCAAACACGAAAACGCGGCTGGTTTCATGGCCGAGGGCGTCTGGCATGCGACGGGCGAGATCGGCGTTCTCGTCGCCACATTGGGACCAGGCGTCACCAATGCGATCAATGTCGTGGCCAATGCCTGGCAGGATCGCGTGCCGCTGATTTTCCTGACCGGGCGGGTCGATCCGGCTGAAGCCGAGACCTTCACCCATCAGATCCTCGATCATCAGGCCGTGCTGCGACCCGTCGTCAAGGCGAGCTTGATGGCCACGCGCGGCGCGGTTGCTGCCTGTATCGCCAAGGCGATTGCCATTGCGCGTGACGGCCAGCCGGGCCCCGTCCATGTCGATGTGCCGATCGGCGTCGCCGAGGGCGAGGAGCGCGAGAGCGGGTTGAAGCTGCGGGCACCCGTGGCGCCTGCCGCGCCGGCGCCAGGTCCCGCGCTGGAAGAGGCGCGGCAATGGCTGCAGGCGGCGCAGCGTCCGCTGGTGATCGCCGGTGTCGATGCGATCAACCACAATGCCCATGCTGCTATCGCCGATTTTTGCCGCGCTCAGCAGGTGCCCTTGCTCACGACCTATAAGGCCAAGGGGATTTTGCCGGAGACGGATGCTTTGGCGCTGGGCGGCGCCGGCCTGTCGCCGAAAGCGGATCGTATTTTGCTGCCGCTCGTCGCTGCAGCCGATGTTATTCTCCTCGCCGGTTATGATCCGATCGAGATGCGCATCGGCTGGCGCGACCCCTGGCCCGACACAGCGCGGGTCATCGATCTGTGCGCGGTGCCGCCGACCCATTTCATGCATGCCGCGGCGAAGGTTTTCGTCGGCGATATCGGCGCATCGCTGCACGCGCTCTCGCAGGGGCTCACAATGTGCGCACATTGGCCGCCGGGGCGGATCGCGCAGGCAAGAGCCGATCTCGTCGCGGCCTTCGCGCCGGAAGCGGAATGGGGGCCGGGCGTGGTCTTCGATGTCATCCGTCGGGTCGCACCATCGGAGACCGTGATCACCGCGGATTCGGGCGCACATCGTATTTTGTTGAGCCAGATGTGGACGTGTCCCGCGCCGCATCACTTCTTGCAGTCGACCGGGCTCTGCACCATGGGCTGCGCGCTGCCGCTGGCCACCGGCTACAAGCTTGCCCGTCCGCAAAGCCCTGTCATTGCCGTCATGGGCGATGCCTGTCTGGAAATGGTGCTGGGCGAGCTTGCGACGCTGCGTGACCTCAAACTGCCGGTCGTCCTCGTGGTGCTGGTGGATGAAACCCTCGCGCTTATCGCGCAAAAGCAGCGGGCGATGCAGAAAAAGCGTGTCGGCGTCGATTTCGGCGGGACGGATTTTGCCGATGTCGCTGCTGCAATGGGCGGGACAGGTGTCTGGGTCGAGGATCGGGTGACCTTGGCGAGCGAAATGCGCAACGCCCTGAAACGGCACGGCCGCTTCACGCTGCTGGCCTGCCGCATCAGCAAGAACGCCTATGAAGGACGGATTTAA
- a CDS encoding VOC family protein, with the protein MSTYHAPAQTRIGHIHLKVADLGRAVAFYRDLMGFDLNFQLDSFAFLSVGGYHHHIALNTWESKGASPRRGPGVGLYHFALNYPTRKDLARALQRLVEAGYPIDGSADHGSHLAIYLNDPDGNGIELAWDRDPSYWSDWIDGQMTREKARELNKPFDLVGLLREELEPA; encoded by the coding sequence ATGTCGACTTATCATGCTCCCGCTCAAACGCGTATCGGCCACATTCACTTGAAAGTGGCCGACCTCGGCCGGGCCGTTGCCTTCTATCGCGACCTGATGGGATTTGATCTCAACTTCCAGTTGGACAGCTTCGCCTTCCTTTCGGTGGGCGGCTACCACCATCATATCGCGCTCAACACGTGGGAGAGCAAAGGCGCGTCGCCTCGGCGCGGACCGGGTGTCGGCCTCTACCATTTCGCGCTCAACTATCCGACCCGCAAGGACCTTGCGCGCGCGTTGCAGCGCCTGGTCGAGGCGGGATATCCGATCGATGGCTCCGCCGATCACGGGAGCCATCTTGCGATCTATCTCAACGATCCGGACGGCAATGGCATCGAACTCGCGTGGGACCGCGATCCGAGCTACTGGAGCGACTGGATCGATGGCCAGATGACCAGGGAAAAAGCGCGCGAACTCAACAAGCCTTTCGATCTTGTCGGGCTGCTGCGCGAAGAGCTGGAGCCGGCCTAA
- a CDS encoding DoxX family protein: protein MVDTRTAPYAALLLRLALGILFLAHAGLKIFVFTPAGTAQFFGSLGLPPALAYVTIVWELAVAVMLILGLWARVGALAGIPILLGAIFTVHGAAGFFFNNPNGGWEFPALWIVGLIAVALIGDGAYALKSGKSATLRPATA from the coding sequence ATGGTCGATACCCGTACCGCTCCCTATGCCGCTCTGCTGCTGCGCCTCGCGCTCGGCATCCTGTTTCTGGCCCATGCCGGCCTGAAGATTTTCGTCTTCACCCCCGCCGGGACGGCGCAATTCTTCGGTTCGCTCGGCCTGCCGCCGGCGCTCGCCTATGTCACGATCGTGTGGGAACTCGCCGTCGCGGTCATGCTCATTCTCGGCCTCTGGGCACGCGTCGGAGCGCTCGCCGGCATTCCGATCCTGCTCGGCGCGATTTTCACCGTGCATGGCGCGGCCGGGTTCTTCTTCAACAATCCGAATGGTGGCTGGGAATTTCCGGCGCTCTGGATCGTCGGCCTGATCGCGGTCGCGCTGATCGGCGACGGCGCCTATGCTCTGAAATCCGGCAAATCGGCGACTTTGCGTCCGGCAACCGCTTAA
- a CDS encoding LysR family transcriptional regulator, with amino-acid sequence MDALSLDQFLVFVTIADEGSFAAAARRLNRAQSAITYAIQKLEDQSGLILFDRSQYRPTLTEAGATLLPRARRVLDDVADYRLQASGIAKGLEAELTLLATAYFPGELLARVLRAFNAAFPAVQIRLSIESTDTSTDALRDRQADLALINEFTPLDGAFERRFCTRVGLVAVAAPGHPLAHLPASFGSDLLQDHTQIVLEARSETRDGRDFGVHAANRWRVTDLDMKHQLLLGGVGWGSMPYPRVAADLAAGRLVALKPDRWEGSDRMPVFPLVIAHLKETPLGPAARWLVQKFVEESAAETANG; translated from the coding sequence ATGGATGCCCTGTCGCTTGACCAATTTCTCGTCTTCGTCACGATCGCGGACGAAGGCAGCTTTGCCGCGGCCGCCCGCCGGCTGAACCGCGCCCAATCGGCAATTACCTATGCCATTCAAAAGCTTGAGGACCAGAGCGGTCTGATCCTGTTCGACCGCAGCCAATACCGCCCCACCCTCACCGAGGCGGGGGCGACGCTGCTGCCACGGGCGCGGCGCGTTTTGGACGACGTCGCCGATTACCGGCTGCAGGCGAGCGGCATCGCCAAGGGACTCGAAGCCGAATTGACGCTTTTGGCAACGGCCTATTTTCCCGGCGAACTCCTGGCGCGGGTTCTGCGGGCCTTCAATGCCGCCTTTCCGGCCGTCCAGATCCGCCTTTCGATCGAATCCACCGATACGAGCACGGATGCGCTACGCGACCGGCAAGCGGATCTCGCCCTCATCAACGAATTCACGCCCTTAGACGGCGCGTTCGAGCGCCGCTTTTGCACGCGCGTCGGTCTCGTCGCCGTCGCCGCGCCCGGCCATCCCCTGGCGCACCTCCCCGCCTCCTTCGGCAGCGACCTGCTGCAGGACCACACGCAGATCGTACTCGAAGCGCGCAGCGAGACTCGCGACGGCCGCGACTTTGGCGTCCATGCCGCCAATCGCTGGCGCGTGACCGACCTCGATATGAAACATCAATTGCTGCTCGGCGGCGTCGGCTGGGGCAGCATGCCCTATCCCCGCGTCGCGGCGGATCTCGCCGCGGGCCGTCTCGTCGCGCTCAAGCCCGACCGTTGGGAAGGCTCGGACCGCATGCCGGTCTTTCCCCTAGTCATCGCCCATCTGAAGGAAACGCCGCTCGGGCCCGCCGCGCGCTGGCTTGTGCAGAAATTTGTTGAGGAAAGTGCGGCGGAGACGGCGAACGGATAG
- a CDS encoding formate dehydrogenase subunit delta, giving the protein MKGAEKLVYMANQITAFFRTQPHDDAVVGIAEHLKKFWNPVMLRDMDAHIAKGGEGLDPLALEAFQKLRKAA; this is encoded by the coding sequence ATGAAGGGCGCCGAAAAACTCGTTTACATGGCCAATCAGATCACTGCGTTTTTCCGGACGCAGCCGCATGATGACGCAGTTGTGGGCATCGCCGAGCACCTCAAGAAATTCTGGAATCCGGTGATGCTGCGCGATATGGACGCGCATATTGCCAAGGGCGGCGAGGGGCTGGATCCGCTGGCGCTGGAGGCGTTCCAGAAGCTGCGCAAGGCGGCATAG
- the fdhD gene encoding formate dehydrogenase accessory sulfurtransferase FdhD: MTSDKSASLSPTMPTNARAFTYAGASQPITRTIPVETPVNILYGNQPFAVMMASPQDIEDFCVGFSLTEGIIDRLDDIRAIEIETKDKAVLARMSIAADKMQRLLARSRNMMGRTGCGLCGIEDLAQLKRDQAARVALDPAAPVSAAAISRALQQLEAMQPLNALTHAVHAAAFADVAGDLVLVREDVGRHNALDKLVGALLRKERSAAAGFVVISSRASFEMVEKAAAVGAHTLVAISAPTSLAIERARDLALTMIAVARHDGAIAFTGELNILTGGLAA, encoded by the coding sequence GTGACCAGCGATAAATCCGCTTCCCTCTCTCCCACAATGCCAACCAACGCCCGCGCCTTCACCTACGCGGGCGCCTCGCAACCGATCACGCGCACCATTCCAGTCGAGACGCCGGTCAACATTCTCTACGGCAATCAGCCGTTCGCCGTGATGATGGCGAGCCCGCAGGATATCGAGGATTTTTGCGTTGGCTTCAGCCTGACCGAAGGCATCATCGATCGGCTCGACGACATTCGCGCCATCGAGATCGAGACGAAAGACAAGGCCGTGCTGGCGCGCATGAGCATCGCGGCCGACAAGATGCAGCGGCTCCTGGCCCGCAGCCGCAACATGATGGGCCGCACTGGGTGTGGCCTGTGTGGCATCGAAGATCTGGCGCAGTTGAAGCGGGATCAGGCGGCGCGGGTGGCTCTCGATCCGGCTGCGCCCGTTTCCGCCGCCGCGATTTCTCGTGCCTTGCAGCAACTGGAGGCGATGCAGCCCTTGAACGCGCTGACCCATGCGGTGCATGCCGCGGCTTTCGCCGATGTGGCGGGCGACCTCGTGCTGGTGCGCGAGGATGTCGGTCGGCACAATGCGCTCGACAAATTGGTTGGTGCGCTTCTGCGCAAAGAGCGCAGTGCGGCGGCGGGCTTCGTCGTCATTTCCAGCCGCGCGTCGTTCGAAATGGTCGAGAAGGCCGCTGCAGTCGGAGCACATACGTTGGTGGCGATTTCTGCGCCGACTTCGCTCGCCATCGAGCGGGCGCGCGATCTTGCGCTCACTATGATCGCCGTCGCCCGTCACGACGGCGCCATCGCCTTTACCGGCGAACTCAATATTCTGACCGGAGGTCTTGCCGCATGA
- the fdhF gene encoding formate dehydrogenase subunit alpha, which produces MFIRELDTGTPIRVSEKTVTLTIDGVSVAVPEGTSVMAAAMQMGTKIPKLCATDMVEPFGSCRMCLVEIDGRKGTPASCTTPAENGMVVHTQSERIQKLRKGVMELYISDHPLDCLTCSANGDCELQDMAGAVGLRDVRYGYDNAKHKQGPKDESNPYFTFDSSKCIVCSLCVRACEEVQGTFALTIEGRGFGSKVSPGGLDFLSSECVSCGACVQACPTATLNEKSVIEMGTPAKVTVTTCAYCGVGCSFRAETIADKVVRMVPDKAGKANEGHSCVKGRFAFGYATHKDRMTKPMIRAKITDPWREVSWDEAINYAASEFKRIQAKYGRDAIGGITSSRCTNEETFLVQKLIRAGFGNNNVDTCARVCHSPTGYGLSQTFGTSAGTQDFKSVDKADVMLVIGANPTDGHPVFASRMKKRLREGAKLIVADPRRIDLVKSPHVEASYHLPLKPGTNVALVNALAHVIVTEGLVQEDYVRERCDLAAFESWARFVAQDINAPEAMETYTGVPAADVRAAARLYATGGNAAIFYGLGVTEHSQGSTMVMGLANLAMATGNIGHDGVGVNPLRGQNNVQGSCDMGSFPHEFSGYRHVSDDATRDMFEALWGVKLSAEPGLRIPNMIDEAMAGRFLGLYVQGEDIAQSDPNTKHITGGLAAMECVVVQDLFLNETAKYAHVFLPGSSFLEKDGTFTNAERRISRVRKVIEPLADYADWEVTLKLAEAWGYPMHYAHPSEIMDEIAALTPTFKGVSFAKIDEMGSVQWPCNDAAPQGTPIMHVDHFVRGKGKFMITEFVATDEKVGPRFPLLLTTGRILSQYNVGAQTRRTSNNVWHNEDVLEIHPFDAEQRGINDGDLVALISRQGDISLRAQISERMQPGVVYTTFHHARTGANVITTDYSDWATNCPEYKVTAVEVRRTNHLSGWQEEDRETEVTRRRILAAE; this is translated from the coding sequence ATGTTCATCCGTGAACTCGACACCGGCACGCCGATCCGCGTTTCCGAAAAGACCGTCACGCTCACCATCGACGGCGTCTCCGTCGCGGTGCCCGAAGGTACGTCGGTCATGGCGGCGGCCATGCAGATGGGAACAAAGATTCCCAAGCTTTGCGCCACCGATATGGTCGAGCCGTTCGGCTCGTGCCGCATGTGTCTGGTCGAAATCGATGGCCGCAAGGGCACGCCGGCATCGTGCACGACACCGGCCGAAAATGGCATGGTGGTGCACACGCAGTCCGAGCGCATTCAAAAATTGCGCAAGGGCGTGATGGAGCTTTACATCTCCGACCATCCGCTCGATTGCCTCACCTGCTCGGCCAATGGCGATTGCGAATTGCAGGATATGGCTGGCGCCGTGGGTCTGCGCGACGTGCGTTACGGCTACGACAACGCCAAGCATAAGCAGGGCCCCAAAGACGAGAGCAATCCCTATTTCACCTTCGATTCGTCGAAATGCATCGTCTGCTCGCTCTGCGTGCGCGCGTGCGAGGAAGTGCAGGGGACGTTCGCGCTCACCATCGAGGGCCGCGGCTTCGGCTCGAAGGTTTCGCCCGGCGGGCTCGACTTCCTCAGCAGCGAATGCGTCTCCTGCGGCGCCTGCGTGCAAGCCTGCCCCACCGCGACGCTCAATGAGAAGAGCGTGATCGAAATGGGCACGCCCGCCAAGGTCACGGTGACGACCTGCGCCTATTGCGGCGTCGGCTGTTCGTTCCGCGCCGAAACCATTGCCGACAAGGTCGTGCGCATGGTGCCGGACAAAGCCGGTAAGGCGAATGAGGGCCATTCCTGCGTGAAGGGCCGCTTCGCCTTCGGCTATGCGACCCATAAGGACCGCATGACCAAGCCGATGATCCGCGCCAAGATCACCGATCCCTGGCGGGAAGTGTCCTGGGACGAGGCAATCAATTACGCTGCTTCCGAGTTCAAGCGCATTCAGGCGAAATATGGCCGCGATGCCATCGGCGGCATCACCTCGTCGCGCTGCACGAACGAAGAAACGTTCCTGGTGCAGAAGCTGATCCGCGCCGGTTTCGGCAACAACAATGTCGATACCTGCGCCCGCGTGTGCCACTCGCCGACCGGCTACGGCCTCTCGCAGACTTTTGGCACCTCGGCCGGAACCCAGGATTTCAAATCGGTCGACAAGGCCGATGTCATGCTGGTGATCGGCGCCAATCCGACCGACGGTCATCCGGTCTTTGCCTCGCGGATGAAGAAGCGTTTGCGCGAGGGCGCGAAACTGATCGTCGCCGATCCGCGGCGCATCGACCTCGTGAAGTCGCCGCATGTTGAGGCGTCCTACCACCTGCCGCTGAAGCCGGGTACCAATGTCGCGCTGGTCAATGCGCTCGCCCATGTCATCGTCACCGAAGGCTTGGTGCAGGAAGATTATGTGCGCGAGCGTTGCGACCTTGCGGCGTTCGAATCCTGGGCGCGTTTCGTGGCGCAGGACATCAATGCGCCCGAAGCCATGGAAACCTACACGGGTGTTCCCGCCGCCGACGTGCGCGCCGCCGCGCGGCTTTACGCGACGGGCGGCAATGCGGCGATCTTCTACGGCCTCGGCGTCACCGAGCACAGCCAGGGCTCGACCATGGTGATGGGGCTCGCCAATCTCGCCATGGCGACGGGCAATATCGGCCATGACGGCGTCGGTGTGAATCCGCTGCGCGGACAAAACAATGTACAGGGCTCGTGCGACATGGGCTCCTTCCCGCACGAATTTTCCGGCTACCGCCACGTCTCGGATGACGCGACGCGCGACATGTTCGAGGCGCTCTGGGGCGTCAAGCTTTCGGCCGAGCCGGGCTTGCGCATTCCCAACATGATCGACGAGGCAATGGCTGGCCGGTTCTTAGGCCTCTATGTGCAGGGCGAGGATATTGCGCAATCCGATCCGAATACGAAACACATCACTGGCGGCCTTGCGGCGATGGAATGCGTCGTCGTCCAGGACCTGTTCCTCAATGAGACGGCGAAATATGCGCATGTCTTCCTGCCGGGCTCCTCGTTCCTCGAAAAGGACGGCACCTTCACCAATGCCGAGCGCCGCATCAGCCGCGTGCGCAAGGTGATCGAGCCACTCGCCGATTACGCGGATTGGGAAGTCACGCTGAAGCTCGCCGAGGCATGGGGCTATCCCATGCATTATGCGCATCCAAGCGAGATCATGGATGAGATCGCCGCGTTGACGCCGACCTTCAAGGGCGTGTCCTTCGCGAAGATCGACGAAATGGGCTCGGTGCAATGGCCCTGCAACGACGCCGCGCCGCAAGGCACGCCGATCATGCATGTCGACCATTTCGTGCGCGGCAAGGGCAAATTCATGATCACCGAATTTGTCGCGACCGACGAGAAGGTCGGGCCGCGCTTCCCGTTGCTGCTCACCACCGGCCGCATCTTAAGCCAGTACAATGTCGGCGCGCAGACGCGGCGCACCAGCAACAATGTGTGGCACAACGAAGATGTGCTCGAAATTCACCCGTTCGATGCGGAACAGCGCGGCATCAACGATGGCGACCTCGTGGCTCTGATCAGCCGGCAGGGCGACATTTCGCTGCGCGCGCAGATTTCGGAGCGGATGCAGCCGGGCGTCGTCTATACGACTTTCCATCACGCGCGCACGGGCGCGAATGTGATCACCACCGATTATTCCGACTGGGCCACCAATTGCCCCGAATATAAGGTGACGGCGGTGGAGGTACGGCGCACCAACCATCTGTCAGGATGGCAGGAAGAGGACCGCGAGACGGAAGTGACGAGGCGGCGGATTTTGGCGGCGGAGTGA
- a CDS encoding formate dehydrogenase beta subunit → MTLRLYVPDDSAARSVGADRVAKALAEEAGKRGAEVEIVRNGSRGMFWLEPLVEVATDRGRIAFGPVKPADAPGLLEAILAGTSHPLALGLTEEISYLKRQQRLTFARIGVIEPLSLSDYQAHDGFQGLAKALAMQPAEIVEEVVASGLRGRGGAGFPTGIKWRTVAGLPSPQKYVVCNADEGDSGTFADRMVMEDDPYMLIEGMTIAGRAVGATKGVIYIRSEYPSAVERMRDAIRLAKAAGHMPDFDLDVRVGAGAYICGEETSLLESVEGKRGVVRAKPPIPAIKGLFGKPSVINNVLSFAAIPWILQHGGKAYADYGMGRSRGTMPLQLAGNLKHGGIFETAFGLTLREVVEDIGGGTISGRSVRAVQVGGPLGAYFPSRLLDTKLDYEAMLAVGGMLGHGGIVVFDDTVDMAAQARFAFAFCAAESCGKCTPCRIGSTRGVETIDKIRLGFERDKNIELVKDLCTVMTDGSLCALGGLTGLPVMSALEHFGEDFGPQPKAVAAE, encoded by the coding sequence ATGACGCTCCGTCTCTATGTCCCCGATGATTCCGCCGCCCGCTCGGTCGGGGCCGACCGGGTCGCCAAAGCCTTGGCCGAGGAGGCCGGCAAGCGCGGCGCTGAGGTCGAGATCGTCCGCAACGGTTCGCGCGGAATGTTCTGGCTGGAGCCGCTGGTCGAGGTTGCCACCGACCGCGGCCGCATCGCCTTCGGACCGGTGAAGCCCGCCGATGCGCCCGGGCTGCTTGAGGCGATTTTGGCCGGCACGAGCCATCCGCTCGCCCTGGGCCTGACGGAAGAGATTTCCTATCTGAAGCGCCAACAGCGCCTGACCTTCGCGCGGATCGGCGTGATCGAGCCGTTGTCGCTCAGCGATTACCAGGCGCATGACGGGTTCCAGGGCCTTGCCAAAGCGCTCGCCATGCAGCCCGCCGAGATCGTCGAGGAAGTGGTCGCCTCGGGCCTGCGCGGGCGTGGCGGTGCGGGCTTCCCGACCGGCATCAAATGGCGGACGGTCGCGGGCCTTCCCTCGCCGCAGAAATACGTCGTCTGCAACGCGGATGAAGGCGACAGCGGCACATTCGCCGACCGCATGGTGATGGAAGACGATCCCTACATGCTGATCGAAGGCATGACGATCGCGGGCCGCGCGGTCGGGGCGACGAAGGGCGTGATTTACATTCGCTCTGAATACCCGTCCGCGGTGGAGCGCATGCGCGACGCGATCCGGCTCGCCAAGGCGGCAGGCCACATGCCGGATTTCGATCTCGATGTGCGTGTCGGCGCCGGCGCCTATATCTGCGGCGAGGAAACATCGCTACTGGAGAGCGTAGAAGGCAAGCGGGGAGTGGTGCGGGCCAAGCCGCCGATTCCGGCGATCAAGGGCCTGTTCGGCAAGCCGTCGGTCATCAACAACGTTCTGTCCTTTGCCGCGATCCCGTGGATCTTGCAGCACGGCGGCAAGGCTTATGCCGATTACGGCATGGGCCGTTCGCGCGGCACGATGCCGCTGCAGCTCGCCGGTAACCTCAAGCATGGCGGCATTTTCGAAACCGCCTTTGGCCTTACCTTGCGTGAAGTCGTCGAGGATATCGGCGGCGGCACGATCTCGGGCCGCTCCGTGCGTGCAGTGCAGGTCGGCGGGCCGCTGGGCGCCTATTTTCCGTCACGTTTGCTCGATACAAAGCTTGATTACGAGGCCATGCTCGCCGTCGGCGGCATGCTCGGGCATGGCGGCATCGTCGTCTTCGACGATACGGTCGATATGGCGGCGCAAGCCCGCTTTGCCTTTGCCTTCTGTGCGGCGGAAAGCTGCGGCAAATGCACGCCGTGCCGCATCGGCTCGACCCGCGGTGTCGAGACGATCGACAAGATCCGCCTCGGCTTCGAGCGTGACAAGAACATCGAACTCGTCAAGGATCTCTGCACGGTGATGACCGACGGCTCGCTCTGCGCGCTTGGCGGTTTGACCGGCTTGCCGGTCATGAGCGCGCTGGAGCACTTTGGCGAAGACTTTGGGCCACAGCCAAAAGCCGTGGCAGCGGAGTGA